A window of Exiguobacterium sp. FSL W8-0210 contains these coding sequences:
- a CDS encoding MGDG synthase family glycosyltransferase, with the protein MQKIVIFPFLRMRSGHHLVAEAIAERLQGPGVEVKEVELLSTISPFAEWVTSKFYLNWIRHFSNGYSRFYHQHIAGRSSNARSTGWTSHYFQQQMLRIIQMEQPDVIICTHAFPSYLLNQLKERNLCDVPVINAYTDLFVSRVWGKTHIEYHLLPNREARQELHEHHAVPIERLFVTGIPVHPAIAGGSIFRSTQSRKQILVAGGNGGLGQLETLLTQIEQCPEADFHVLCGKNQTLYKRLASRRHPHIHPLTYIDSRDEMNQLYERMDAIVTKPGGVTVSEAFEKRVPLFIQHVLPGQEEINRTYLMEKGLAFAFHQTDTLADVIRRTLENPDVMHAWQQAVTVYQNDRVMADQRFFAERIAGCLQDRRRKVNE; encoded by the coding sequence ATGCAAAAAATAGTGATCTTTCCTTTTTTAAGGATGCGATCCGGTCATCATCTGGTTGCCGAAGCGATCGCCGAACGACTGCAAGGTCCAGGGGTTGAAGTCAAGGAAGTAGAATTGCTCAGTACGATCAGCCCGTTTGCGGAATGGGTGACATCGAAGTTTTACCTGAACTGGATCCGACACTTCTCAAACGGCTATAGCCGTTTTTATCACCAGCATATTGCCGGACGTTCGAGCAATGCGCGGTCGACAGGGTGGACGTCGCATTATTTCCAACAACAGATGTTACGGATCATCCAGATGGAACAACCGGACGTCATCATCTGTACACATGCGTTTCCATCCTATCTCTTGAATCAATTAAAAGAACGAAACCTTTGTGACGTACCGGTCATCAATGCCTATACCGATTTATTCGTCAGCCGCGTCTGGGGAAAGACGCATATCGAGTATCATCTGTTGCCGAATCGTGAGGCAAGGCAAGAATTGCACGAGCATCATGCTGTACCCATTGAGCGCTTGTTCGTGACGGGTATCCCCGTCCATCCAGCAATCGCTGGCGGTTCCATTTTTCGCTCGACGCAATCACGCAAACAAATTCTTGTCGCAGGCGGAAACGGTGGACTAGGTCAACTCGAGACCTTACTGACGCAGATCGAACAGTGTCCAGAAGCAGATTTCCATGTCTTATGTGGGAAGAACCAAACATTGTATAAACGACTAGCTTCGCGACGTCATCCACATATCCATCCGCTCACCTATATCGATTCACGGGATGAGATGAATCAGTTGTATGAACGAATGGATGCGATCGTTACGAAACCGGGTGGCGTGACGGTTAGCGAAGCATTCGAAAAACGTGTACCGTTGTTCATTCAGCACGTCCTACCGGGACAAGAAGAGATCAATCGTACGTATTTGATGGAGAAAGGACTTGCGTTCGCATTTCATCAAACGGACACACTCGCGGACGTCATCCGTCGGACGCTTGAGAACCCAGACGTCATGCATGCTTGGCAACAAGCAGTCACAGTGTATCAAAATGATCGCGTCATGGCCGATCAGCGGTTCTTCGCGGAACGGATTGCGGGTTGCCTGCAAGACCGTCGCCGAAAAGTAAATGAATAA
- a CDS encoding IS30 family transposase, whose translation MSYVHLTTSERVKIETYLELGFSMRKIAQHLGRQPSTISRELKRNPSYNAINAGLRYEMQKKNCGARTLFSTSLGSCILSKLRETWSPEQIAGRLFHEQGPSYSTIYRWIYKGFIKSDLGVLRQKGKRQKPRETRGRFNIGLPISKRPSDVRGRETFGHWELDTVVSGRGQTKACVATFIERKSRFYIVLPMVDRSSHSMEHAIQTLYSSFPSGTFQTMTTDRGKEFSCHERIQDSLGIPMYFADPYSSWQRGSNENANGLLREFFPKGTNFGMINKTELDYALSRINNRPRKCLDWKTAYEVFSEEVLRLI comes from the coding sequence ATGAGCTATGTTCATCTTACCACATCAGAAAGAGTCAAAATAGAAACTTATCTAGAGCTTGGATTTTCAATGCGAAAGATCGCTCAGCATCTCGGACGACAGCCGTCCACGATTTCACGTGAGCTCAAACGGAATCCTTCCTACAATGCGATCAACGCCGGACTGCGTTATGAGATGCAAAAAAAGAATTGTGGAGCACGCACGCTGTTCAGCACTTCGCTTGGCTCATGTATCCTTTCGAAACTGCGAGAGACATGGTCTCCCGAACAGATCGCCGGACGGCTCTTTCACGAACAGGGACCATCGTACAGTACAATCTATCGATGGATATATAAAGGATTCATCAAGAGCGATTTAGGCGTTTTACGACAAAAAGGAAAGCGCCAAAAGCCACGTGAGACAAGAGGTCGCTTCAACATCGGGCTTCCGATCAGTAAACGTCCGTCGGACGTCCGGGGTCGAGAAACGTTCGGGCATTGGGAGTTGGATACTGTCGTATCAGGACGAGGGCAGACAAAGGCGTGTGTTGCGACATTCATCGAACGTAAAAGTCGGTTCTATATCGTACTACCGATGGTCGACCGTTCTTCTCACTCGATGGAACATGCCATCCAAACACTTTACTCTTCTTTCCCATCGGGAACGTTTCAAACCATGACGACGGATCGCGGTAAGGAGTTCAGCTGTCACGAACGGATACAGGACTCTCTTGGTATCCCAATGTACTTTGCGGATCCCTATTCTTCATGGCAACGTGGCAGCAATGAGAATGCAAATGGTCTTCTCCGTGAGTTCTTCCCAAAGGGAACCAACTTCGGAATGATCAACAAGACAGAATTAGATTACGCACTTTCTAGAATCAACAATCGACCAAGAAAGTGTTTGGATTGGAAAACTGCATACGAGGTCTTTTCCGAAGAAGTGTTGCGCTTAATTTGA
- a CDS encoding helix-turn-helix domain-containing protein — MQDPYLPVPHTLLRSGTAFASVHEKMIYLILESFSGQDGQAFPSYQTIADAVPCSKSTVKSCIQSLIASGRIEKVERFTKHGGQTSNAYRVLPRVDTPSQASQETTTPEVSDASEEEVLKKTTLKKELVEQYEMNLGKATPRIEQELLQLATEHPIERIQYAIEEAARANSRHFGYIEQVVKRLATGLPAERKKRITKRSRRDTSLFQLPNWMEQEKAAQRAYEAHHKEKQIIPDDAEIAELLQALTREGA, encoded by the coding sequence ATGCAAGACCCTTATCTTCCGGTTCCCCATACGCTCTTACGGAGCGGGACGGCATTTGCGTCCGTCCATGAAAAAATGATCTACCTGATCCTTGAGAGTTTCAGTGGTCAAGACGGTCAAGCGTTTCCGTCCTATCAGACGATCGCCGATGCTGTCCCGTGCAGTAAATCGACGGTCAAGTCGTGTATCCAGTCGTTGATCGCAAGCGGTCGGATCGAAAAAGTCGAACGGTTCACGAAACACGGAGGACAGACATCAAATGCTTACCGTGTCCTGCCCCGTGTCGACACACCTTCCCAGGCGAGTCAAGAGACGACTACCCCCGAGGTTTCTGATGCCTCCGAAGAAGAAGTCTTGAAGAAAACGACTTTAAAAAAGGAACTGGTGGAGCAGTACGAGATGAATCTCGGCAAGGCGACACCCCGAATCGAGCAAGAATTGCTACAGCTGGCAACAGAACATCCGATCGAGCGGATCCAATACGCGATCGAAGAAGCGGCGCGGGCGAATAGTCGCCATTTCGGTTACATCGAGCAAGTCGTCAAGCGTCTTGCGACTGGATTACCAGCTGAACGGAAGAAACGAATAACCAAACGTTCAAGAAGAGACACTTCATTATTTCAATTACCGAATTGGATGGAACAAGAAAAAGCAGCGCAACGAGCATATGAAGCACACCATAAGGAAAAACAGATCATACCGGACGATGCCGAAATTGCTGAATTATTACAAGCACTGACAAGGGAGGGAGCTTGA
- a CDS encoding polysaccharide deacetylase family protein: MRSRLITAGILATLAYTVVPYVASRVFGWRVTKSLNSRYVALTFDDGPDPVYTAELLDFLKQEGIQATFFVVGHKAEAHQDLIRRIHDEGHQLGIHNYVHRPNWSMRPSTVRAGIERTAMIIERITGERPTVYRPPWGALNAGDVLWPTAYKMILWSKMAEDWKVEGGTTKIKRLLSNVSDGDIILLHDNGDTFGADPQAPVQTIEALRELLPNWKARGLQFRRIDQT; encoded by the coding sequence ATGCGTTCACGTCTTATCACAGCAGGAATTCTCGCGACACTCGCCTATACGGTCGTCCCGTACGTGGCGTCACGCGTCTTTGGGTGGCGCGTGACAAAATCATTGAACTCACGATATGTCGCTTTGACGTTCGATGATGGTCCTGATCCCGTCTATACGGCAGAACTGCTTGATTTCTTAAAACAAGAAGGCATTCAGGCGACGTTTTTTGTCGTTGGTCATAAAGCAGAAGCACATCAGGACCTCATTCGCCGGATACACGACGAAGGGCATCAACTCGGTATCCACAATTACGTCCATCGACCGAACTGGTCGATGCGACCGTCGACGGTCCGGGCAGGAATCGAGCGGACGGCTATGATCATTGAACGGATCACCGGTGAACGTCCGACGGTCTATCGTCCACCGTGGGGTGCACTCAATGCCGGAGATGTCCTCTGGCCAACCGCTTACAAGATGATTCTCTGGTCGAAGATGGCGGAAGACTGGAAGGTAGAAGGCGGGACGACAAAAATCAAGAGGCTACTATCAAATGTGTCAGACGGAGATATCATCTTGCTCCACGATAACGGGGATACGTTCGGCGCGGACCCACAAGCACCCGTGCAGACGATTGAAGCGCTTCGTGAACTCTTGCCGAACTGGAAAGCACGCGGCTTACAGTTTCGTCGCATTGATCAAACGTAA
- a CDS encoding NAD(P)-dependent oxidoreductase, with product MNIGVIGATGKAGQLILQEAIERGHDVTAIVRNAAKVTANVTILKRDVLALTKDDLNEFDAIVNAFNAAPGEETKHIEVGRHLINLLAGSKTRLFVVGGAGSLFVDESHSTRVMETQDFPEAYYPTASNMGKNLIELQGHQDVTWTYLSPAGFFDPSGQRTGTYLVGGEQMILNAKGESYISYADHAIAVVDELEKGQHLNERFSVVGEQG from the coding sequence ATGAACATTGGAGTTATCGGTGCAACAGGAAAAGCAGGGCAATTGATTCTACAAGAAGCAATCGAGCGCGGGCATGACGTCACAGCAATCGTCCGCAATGCGGCAAAAGTGACGGCTAACGTCACGATTCTCAAGCGTGATGTCCTCGCTCTGACGAAAGACGACTTGAACGAGTTTGACGCAATCGTCAATGCGTTTAACGCAGCACCCGGTGAGGAGACGAAACATATCGAAGTCGGGCGTCACTTGATCAATCTGTTAGCAGGCAGTAAGACGCGCCTATTCGTCGTCGGTGGAGCTGGTAGTCTATTCGTTGACGAGAGTCATTCGACACGCGTCATGGAAACACAGGATTTCCCGGAAGCGTATTATCCGACAGCCTCGAATATGGGGAAAAATCTGATCGAACTACAAGGACATCAAGACGTGACGTGGACGTATCTCAGCCCCGCTGGATTCTTTGATCCGAGCGGTCAACGAACAGGAACGTATTTGGTCGGCGGCGAGCAGATGATTCTAAATGCAAAAGGGGAAAGCTATATCAGTTACGCGGATCACGCTATTGCTGTAGTGGATGAGCTTGAAAAGGGACAACATCTCAACGAACGATTTTCCGTCGTTGGTGAACAAGGATGA
- a CDS encoding GNAT family N-acetyltransferase: MKETEKLTIQPLSFESIPFVNHANDPFPIIGRIVPQFSGTTWSYTEELYETATETRFPDDRLDWTTYIENENRIVLLAFSGTSCIGHIRLVRDWNRFAYIENIAVKQAFRKLGVGHQLLVAASKWAQQRELSGLSLEAQDDNLIACRFYKREGFVLGGVDSLKQFANPHIDLTLYWYKLF; this comes from the coding sequence ATGAAAGAGACTGAAAAGCTAACGATTCAACCGCTATCGTTCGAGAGCATTCCATTCGTCAACCATGCCAACGATCCATTCCCAATTATCGGACGCATCGTTCCGCAGTTTTCTGGTACCACATGGTCCTATACGGAAGAACTCTATGAAACCGCTACTGAAACCCGTTTCCCTGACGATCGACTCGATTGGACGACATATATCGAAAACGAGAATCGAATCGTCCTCCTCGCCTTTTCCGGCACTTCTTGTATCGGTCACATTCGCCTTGTTCGTGACTGGAACCGTTTCGCCTATATCGAAAACATCGCGGTCAAACAAGCGTTTCGTAAACTAGGCGTCGGACACCAATTGCTTGTCGCTGCGTCAAAATGGGCACAGCAACGTGAGTTGAGTGGTCTGTCACTCGAAGCACAGGACGATAACTTGATTGCTTGCCGTTTTTACAAACGAGAAGGGTTCGTGCTCGGCGGTGTCGATAGTTTAAAACAATTCGCCAATCCACATATTGACCTGACATTGTATTGGTATAAACTATTTTGA
- a CDS encoding cation diffusion facilitator family transporter, with the protein MAHDHHHHHHHTDNKKVLGLSFLIITVFMIVEVIGGIWTNSLALLSDAGHMLSDSISLAIALLAFQFSSQAPDANKTFGSKRFEILAAILNGVTLIVIALYIFIEAIQRFIDPPAVATTGMLIISVLGLLVNILVAWIMTRGGGHEHNLNMRGAYLHVLSDMLGSVGAIVAALLILFFGWGWADPLASIIVAILVLRSGYYVTKASVHVLMEGTPSDVDIDEVVSTIQTNEAVLGLHDLHIWSITSGYNALSCHVVVKEDMTVRESESIREQIDHDLKHVGINHATIQVETDQHAHGNTLYCDGKHESHTH; encoded by the coding sequence ATGGCACATGATCATCATCACCACCATCATCATACGGACAATAAAAAGGTACTCGGCCTGTCGTTCCTGATCATTACTGTGTTCATGATCGTCGAGGTCATCGGCGGGATTTGGACGAACAGTTTGGCATTGTTATCAGACGCCGGGCACATGTTAAGTGATTCGATTTCACTTGCGATTGCCCTGTTAGCCTTCCAGTTCTCGAGTCAAGCACCGGATGCGAACAAGACGTTCGGTTCAAAACGCTTTGAAATCTTAGCCGCAATCCTAAATGGCGTGACGCTGATTGTCATCGCTCTCTATATTTTCATTGAAGCCATTCAACGCTTCATCGATCCACCCGCTGTCGCAACGACGGGGATGCTGATCATTAGTGTCCTCGGGTTGCTCGTCAACATTTTAGTTGCCTGGATCATGACACGCGGCGGTGGGCACGAACATAACCTCAACATGCGCGGTGCTTATCTGCACGTCTTAAGCGACATGCTCGGATCGGTCGGTGCGATTGTAGCCGCCTTGCTGATCCTGTTCTTCGGTTGGGGATGGGCGGATCCACTTGCGAGTATCATCGTAGCGATCCTCGTCTTACGGAGTGGTTATTACGTGACGAAGGCGTCCGTACACGTCTTAATGGAAGGAACGCCGAGTGATGTCGACATTGATGAGGTCGTTTCGACAATTCAGACGAACGAAGCCGTTCTCGGATTACATGATCTACACATCTGGTCGATCACGAGTGGTTATAACGCGTTATCGTGTCACGTCGTCGTCAAGGAGGACATGACCGTACGGGAGTCAGAATCGATTCGCGAACAGATTGATCACGATTTGAAACACGTCGGGATTAACCACGCGACCATCCAGGTCGAGACGGATCAACATGCACATGGCAATACGTTGTATTGTGACGGCAAACACGAATCGCATACGCATTAA
- a CDS encoding phage holin, with protein MIRLQAWIRLLIPLYVFLELLLPTLGFTALPVSSSDVERFVTGLIGLIGLLVAWWKNNDVTERALRRRQSQEQLENTSLTN; from the coding sequence ATGATTCGTCTTCAGGCGTGGATCCGCCTCTTGATTCCGCTCTATGTTTTTCTTGAGTTACTCTTACCGACGCTCGGTTTCACAGCATTGCCAGTATCGTCAAGTGACGTCGAACGGTTCGTGACGGGTCTGATTGGACTAATTGGTCTACTCGTCGCTTGGTGGAAGAATAATGATGTGACTGAGCGGGCGCTGAGACGAAGGCAGTCACAAGAACAGCTGGAAAACACATCCTTGACCAATTAA
- a CDS encoding M15 family metallopeptidase: protein MQLEELLRRANQKLSVPGMHPSVVRITRDVIRELYPQGIKLGIAQSFRSIAEQNALYAKGRTTPGPIVTQARGGQSNHNFGVAIDVFLYEDGALFLSPPDARLHRIVSAMKRRGMSWGGDWSRFPDYPHFELYDHVSLARHHVPKQGHYLRERIQAPELVQAIEKRLGLVVTGIFDARLTHAIRTFQQTCRLVADGIVGPQTWRRLFPVSP, encoded by the coding sequence ATGCAACTGGAAGAATTACTCCGACGTGCGAATCAAAAACTATCCGTTCCTGGAATGCATCCGTCTGTCGTCCGGATCACGCGTGACGTGATTCGTGAGCTTTATCCGCAAGGGATCAAGCTCGGTATAGCGCAAAGCTTTCGGAGCATCGCCGAACAGAATGCGTTGTATGCGAAGGGACGAACGACACCAGGTCCAATCGTGACGCAAGCACGCGGCGGACAATCAAACCATAACTTCGGTGTCGCAATCGACGTCTTCCTTTACGAAGACGGCGCATTGTTCCTTTCTCCGCCAGATGCGCGACTCCACCGAATCGTTAGCGCGATGAAACGACGCGGAATGAGTTGGGGAGGGGATTGGTCTCGTTTTCCCGACTACCCACACTTTGAACTGTATGATCATGTCAGTCTCGCGCGTCATCATGTACCAAAACAAGGACACTATCTCCGGGAACGAATTCAAGCACCGGAACTCGTCCAAGCAATAGAAAAACGTTTGGGTCTTGTGGTGACAGGAATTTTTGATGCTCGATTGACGCATGCTATTCGAACGTTCCAACAGACATGTCGTCTAGTCGCTGACGGGATTGTTGGTCCGCAAACATGGCGTCGTCTCTTTCCGGTGTCGCCATGA
- a CDS encoding YkvA family protein yields the protein MLERMKQIARRMKQRLSVLSYAIEHPCLPRHIKWGIIALIAYTVSPIDLIPDFLPVIGLLDDLLLVPLGIYFIIRSIPKEILTQAQRRLEQQGTRSFPLLRRYGLAFVLICWGIGIGLVIWWIV from the coding sequence ATGTTAGAGCGAATGAAACAGATCGCTAGACGGATGAAGCAACGGTTATCAGTCCTCTCTTATGCAATCGAACATCCTTGTTTACCTCGTCATATCAAATGGGGAATCATCGCCTTGATCGCCTATACTGTCAGTCCGATCGACTTGATACCAGATTTTTTGCCCGTCATCGGCCTTCTCGACGATCTCTTACTCGTTCCACTCGGTATCTACTTCATCATCCGTTCGATTCCTAAAGAGATCTTGACACAAGCACAACGACGACTTGAACAACAAGGAACTCGTTCCTTTCCATTGCTCCGACGTTATGGTCTAGCTTTCGTATTAATTTGTTGGGGCATTGGTATCGGTCTTGTGATATGGTGGATAGTGTAA
- a CDS encoding DedA family protein produces the protein MNMDTVNQYLDAYGYGVIFIFLFFGIVGIPAPEESLLVLIGILSGQNEERLIYSILTAYAGTFVGMLTAYGAGRFFGPTVLRYGRFLGLTKERWERVSNGYMERINRTIIGGLYIPGVRQINPYFAGLKRISFGRYFFVSAIGSALWVVPFVLLGHFAGKTFHIKPEVVPYFGLALLVLFLLGVLVKWLKRKRLEKRVVSGKNEAGKED, from the coding sequence ATGAACATGGATACGGTCAATCAATATCTCGATGCCTATGGATATGGCGTTATTTTCATTTTTTTATTTTTTGGCATCGTCGGGATTCCAGCACCGGAAGAATCCTTACTCGTCCTGATTGGTATCTTAAGTGGTCAAAACGAAGAACGTTTAATCTATTCGATCTTGACCGCGTATGCTGGGACGTTCGTCGGTATGCTGACGGCATATGGAGCAGGGCGCTTCTTCGGACCGACCGTCCTACGGTACGGTCGATTCCTCGGATTGACGAAGGAACGCTGGGAGCGGGTGTCAAACGGCTACATGGAACGAATCAATCGAACGATCATCGGCGGTCTTTACATTCCGGGTGTGCGGCAGATCAATCCATATTTTGCAGGCCTGAAGCGGATTTCTTTCGGTCGGTACTTTTTTGTGTCAGCAATCGGTTCCGCGCTGTGGGTCGTACCCTTTGTCTTACTCGGTCATTTTGCAGGAAAGACATTTCATATCAAGCCGGAAGTCGTACCGTATTTCGGACTTGCCTTACTCGTATTGTTCCTGCTCGGAGTGCTCGTGAAATGGCTCAAGCGGAAGCGACTTGAGAAACGCGTCGTTTCAGGGAAAAACGAAGCGGGAAAAGAAGACTAA
- a CDS encoding GGDEF domain-containing protein yields MKWSTLQRYLFLALCALLFTSVWSYQAFLKIERENARILNEAIPISTEAAELFPALLNLELVVRSYILSPNEADLAQYERTIDRLDQTVKRLNQLDENHPIMRKLVRTEAIPRIETATHFYDAQLELARSGDQAAAEAKRYQGMQYIETFRPIDARLRTDVNRIIAEATNRSEQASSAAKWVIVVVASIAVIVLIAFIQTFRMERSKQALIHRSLHDALTGIPNRRAFDERLEQLLEEAKQHQTPLSLILIDVDAFKSYNDTYGHLKGDECLKEVARVLKRQARHGQVARYGGEEFTVLLSRGAEETRHIAERIRQDILDLNIVHERYEPLCRVSVSLGLTSLVPGANTTEKEVIDQADQALYRAKENGRNQIGDMAG; encoded by the coding sequence GTGAAATGGTCAACGTTGCAGCGGTATTTGTTTTTAGCACTCTGTGCGCTTTTGTTTACAAGTGTCTGGAGTTATCAAGCTTTCCTAAAAATCGAACGAGAAAATGCTCGTATTTTAAACGAAGCGATTCCCATCTCGACGGAAGCAGCAGAATTATTTCCAGCGTTACTAAATCTTGAACTCGTCGTCCGCAGTTATATCCTCTCACCGAACGAGGCGGATCTAGCCCAGTATGAACGGACGATCGATCGACTGGATCAAACGGTCAAGCGACTCAATCAACTCGATGAGAATCATCCGATCATGCGAAAACTCGTCCGGACCGAGGCGATTCCCCGGATTGAGACGGCGACGCATTTTTATGACGCGCAACTGGAACTCGCTCGAAGTGGAGATCAAGCAGCGGCTGAGGCAAAACGATATCAGGGAATGCAGTATATCGAGACGTTTCGTCCAATCGATGCTCGTCTACGAACGGACGTCAATCGCATCATTGCTGAAGCAACGAATCGTTCCGAACAAGCATCGAGTGCTGCGAAATGGGTCATCGTCGTTGTCGCAAGCATCGCGGTCATCGTCTTGATCGCCTTCATCCAGACGTTTCGGATGGAGCGCAGTAAACAAGCCTTGATTCATCGTTCTCTTCACGACGCCTTGACTGGTATCCCGAATCGACGGGCGTTCGATGAACGACTCGAGCAACTCCTTGAAGAAGCCAAGCAACATCAGACACCACTCTCCCTGATTCTGATCGATGTTGATGCCTTTAAATCGTATAACGATACGTATGGTCATTTAAAAGGGGATGAATGTTTAAAAGAAGTCGCCCGCGTCTTAAAGCGTCAAGCGCGTCACGGACAAGTCGCACGGTACGGTGGGGAGGAATTCACAGTCTTGTTGTCGCGTGGAGCAGAAGAAACCCGGCACATTGCAGAACGAATCCGTCAGGACATTCTTGATTTGAATATCGTACATGAACGGTATGAACCACTTTGCCGGGTCAGTGTCAGTCTTGGCTTGACGTCGCTCGTACCCGGAGCAAACACGACGGAAAAAGAGGTCATCGATCAAGCCGATCAAGCGTTGTATCGGGCAAAAGAGAATGGTCGGAACCAAATCGGTGACATGGCAGGTTGA
- a CDS encoding DinB family protein, with protein MNDLFTFYLKELDHYRPDELIYHLNHDTWSISQMYDHLIVVSHEYLDEIESCRFAPVTTSGKSPFGEQLFADGAFPATPIRLPDALNAPPDETAHVDCLRTRWLQLIDRHATLATIAQSIAPDQKTYHGGMGWLNAAEWYALVTYHLAHHRHQKRRLDATLANRP; from the coding sequence ATGAACGATCTATTTACGTTTTACTTAAAGGAACTGGATCACTATCGTCCCGATGAATTAATCTATCATCTCAATCATGACACGTGGTCGATCAGTCAGATGTACGATCATTTGATCGTCGTCAGTCATGAGTATTTGGATGAAATCGAGTCGTGCCGGTTCGCACCCGTGACCACGTCCGGAAAGTCACCGTTTGGCGAACAGTTATTTGCTGACGGAGCGTTTCCGGCGACACCAATCCGGTTACCGGATGCGCTGAACGCACCGCCAGACGAGACGGCTCACGTCGACTGCTTGCGGACACGTTGGCTACAGTTGATCGATCGTCACGCTACGCTTGCCACAATTGCTCAATCGATAGCACCTGACCAAAAGACATACCACGGTGGGATGGGCTGGTTGAATGCCGCTGAGTGGTATGCTCTCGTCACGTATCATCTCGCCCACCATCGTCATCAAAAACGAAGGCTTGATGCTACGTTAGCGAACCGACCATAA
- a CDS encoding methyl-accepting chemotaxis protein, which yields MNETLPRPLRSPAILSSLESNVAMVCFDRQRRVIDVNDLFAKTMKYKRDEMIGLQHHTFCTPEFANSREYQDFWTRLFSGFSTADKIKRVDARGDILWLEATYMPIFEGEEVVGVVKIASNITDRIDRVQGYAKSFQILAEGLNLQSIQGSKEGNQLQETMHTIASETAENQQTFETLYAQAIEITKIADTIKEIAARTNLLSLNAAIEAARAGEQGKGFTVVASEVKNLSDLVGSAVVEVRTNTETMNRQIMAMMKKIEASHLEVASSLAIVKETMQRFTAIEEVAHQLEQQTEDFRSFI from the coding sequence ATGAATGAAACCTTACCGAGACCATTGCGCTCACCAGCAATCTTATCGAGCCTTGAATCAAACGTCGCGATGGTCTGTTTTGATCGCCAACGACGGGTCATCGACGTTAACGACTTGTTTGCGAAAACGATGAAGTATAAGCGGGATGAGATGATTGGCTTACAGCACCATACGTTTTGTACACCAGAATTCGCGAACAGCCGTGAGTATCAGGACTTTTGGACACGCCTGTTTTCGGGCTTCAGTACAGCGGATAAAATCAAGCGCGTTGATGCTCGTGGTGATATTTTATGGCTTGAAGCCACTTACATGCCGATCTTTGAGGGAGAAGAAGTCGTCGGCGTCGTCAAGATCGCGAGTAACATCACGGACCGGATCGACCGTGTACAAGGATATGCGAAAAGCTTCCAGATACTCGCTGAAGGACTGAATCTGCAGTCGATTCAAGGCTCTAAAGAGGGCAATCAACTTCAAGAGACGATGCACACAATCGCAAGTGAAACGGCTGAGAACCAGCAGACGTTCGAAACATTATATGCCCAAGCGATCGAGATCACGAAGATTGCTGATACGATCAAGGAAATCGCTGCCCGAACGAACCTGTTGTCGCTGAACGCGGCAATCGAAGCGGCACGTGCTGGAGAACAGGGCAAAGGGTTCACCGTCGTTGCGAGTGAAGTCAAAAATTTATCGGATTTAGTCGGCAGTGCAGTCGTCGAAGTACGGACGAATACGGAAACGATGAACCGTCAAATCATGGCGATGATGAAAAAGATTGAAGCGTCCCATCTCGAAGTCGCGTCAAGCCTTGCGATTGTAAAGGAAACGATGCAACGTTTTACCGCGATCGAAGAGGTCGCACATCAACTCGAGCAACAAACGGAAGACTTTCGGTCGTTTATTTGA